The stretch of DNA GTTCCTGATTGAGTGTGTAGGCCGCGTAACGCAGACAGGCCAGAATACCCTCACGAGTCAGATGTGGGTATGCTTCCAGAATATCATCAATCGTTTCCCCATAGCTCATACGGTCAACGATCAACTCAACCGTGATGCGAGTTCCTTTAATTGTAGGTTTTCCCAACATTATACGCGGGTCAGATACAATATAATCCCGCCAATGTATAGCAGTCATAACACTGTTGATTTTGTACAAAGATACGCTAAAACCCAATCTTGCCCCGGGCTGGATTGCCTTTCCACCCGTTTCCTTTCTGCCCGGCGGCCCATTCGCGCATGTCGGCGAGTTCTTTCTCGAAACCGCCCGACAGAATCGGGAAACGTAGCCACGAGCGCGGGTCGAGGTTGTGGTCGTCGAGGTGGAAGCTTGGGGCGTAGCGTTCGCGTTTCCACTGGTTGCGGCTCCAGAGCTTGAAAAACCGCTCCACCCAGATCAGTAACTTATCGCGGTCATGCCGCCCGGCAAATTGTACTTCGGTTAATTTCAGTACCTCAACGGGCGGCTGTTTGTCGCGAATGGCACTTAGCTCAATGGCGTTCAGCACGTCATACGGCATCAGGTCGTCTTCGTCGGTTTGTTTTTTGTCTAACGGGCGCAGTTCGGCGGTAGGTTGCAGGTTATTCACCGCGTGCAAACCGTTGACTTTGATTAGTTCGTCGGGCGTAAGGGGGCCAATGGCTAAACTCGTGCGGTCGGTAGGTTCGGTAACGTTGGTAATGTTCAGGCCCACCGTCTCGAGCCAAACGAGCCAACCGCGCAGAAAATGCTTATCGATACCCGTGATGGGGCTAATACTACCCGCCGTGTCTCCGTCCATGGTGGCGTAACCAACGGCGGCTTCGGAACGGTTCGACGTGCTGAGTAACAGGGCGTTGTTGATGTTGGCGAGCATCCAGATAGATGGTGCCCGCACCCGCGCCTGAATGTTCTGCAACGCCAGATCGTCGGTGTTCCACGATAGTTTTCGCCCTAACTGCTTTTCTATCAGCCCGCGATAGGTTTCAACAAGCCCGTTGATGTTAATATTGAGGAACGTGGCTCCAATGTCTTCGGCTAATTCTTTGGCTGAGTTGAACGTATCGTCCGACGAATTTTCAGTACCCTGATACATCACCGTCAGCAGTTTACCCACCATCGCTTCGGGCGTGTCGCAGTCCTGAATAGCCCGGATGTAGCCAAGTTTTTTCTTGATGCCCGCAATACCGATATTCTGTACGGCCATCCGAATCATCAAAAACACGGTAGCCGCAATCGCCGACGAATCGGCCCCGCCACTCAAACTCAGCACGTAGCCCTGCGACCGGCTTTTACGCAGATAATCGAACAAACCGAGAGCTACGGCCCTGGCAAACTCTTCTTCTTTCAGGTAGCCGCCCCGCTCCCAGCCTTCAAGTTGAGCTTTCTGAATAACAGGCGCAACCTCCGGCCAGTCGAAACGGTCTGACACGCGCAGGTTGGGCAGGGCAAGGGCCAGATTACCCCGGTTCTGCACCTGATTGAGCCGGGTCGCTTCTACGTCGATTACCGCCGGAACGATTACGAAATCCTGATAACTCAACCGCGCACCCGACACCAGCAATTCGCCATTCGAGGCTACCATCGCATCGCCATCGAAAATGACCCGGCCAGCTTCGTTGCCCAGCAGGTTCGTATAGATGTAACTCACACCAAACGACCGGCTCGCGTCGATAACAAACCGCTCCCGCGTCTGCGACTTAAAAAACGCGAAATGACTGGCCGATGGATTCAGGATAATATCGACTCCGCGTTCATACAACGCCCGGCCCGGTCGGTTGGCAATCCAGGCATCTTCGCAAATCTCAAACCCGACACGTATGCCCGACAGATCGAATACCAAATCGCCGAATGGGTAACTAAAATCGCCGATTTTTATTTCGTCACGCAGGCCGACTTGCCAGGGCTGAAACCACCGGGTTTCGTAGTGCAGGCCGTTGTTTGCGAGGTATTGCTTCACGGCAAAGCCCAGAATTCGCTTGTTGACAATCAGGCAGGCTGTATCGTAGGTTCGGTTGTTGTGCCGCAGCGGCAGACTCACTGCCACCACAATGTCGTGCGTGTGTTCTACAACATCCAGCAGCGACGCAATTGACTGATCAATCGTATTTTGTGCATAGAAAGCATCCTCACAGCCATAGCCCGAAATACAGAGCTCGGGCAAGCAGAGCAGGCTCACGCTTTGTTGCCGGGCCGCTTCGATGGCGTCGATAATGTTTTGTTGGTTATGTTCCCACGCAAGCGGGGTCTGGTTCAGCACACCAGCGGCTACTTTAATGAGTTTCATGGATGGCGAAAGGGCGAAAGCGTGAACGAGCGAATGTTTAACTCGGTCCCAGCGCGTTTATACACATGTAACAAAGATGAAGACGGAAAGGATTATTTTATAAAAAAGGCTGAGCCAAGCCGTATTGACCCAAATATCTCTCTCACCTCAGCATTAAATAATGCAATTCGCCCTGCTTGATGCCAGCACAGCGCATCAACACGATAGGCAATGAAAGCTTGTAACGGTTCTGGAAGTATTGCGCTAATCGGTCCAGGTGACGAATTGCTTTAGCTAAGTGCTTATCATAGGTGTAGGCTGCCTGCCCAGCTCCTATCTGTCCGTCTTTCTCATTTACCAAATACCGCGACCGACGCGACAACATTTGCAGAGAAATGTATGCCGCATATTCGTCTTCGGGAAGTTTTGAGGGCGATGCTGCTCTCTGTGGGTTCAGGGCGTGTTTCGCGTCTGTGTGGCTTCGGTATTGCAGGCTGAACGTTGCCAGATGGGCGTTAACCAAATGTAGAGCTGTGTAGAAACAGACTGTTACTTGCCAGTCTATGCAGTTCTGAACCGATGTATTATCATTAATTGACGACAAAAAGTGGAGATTATGCTGAGCCTGTTTGATATGCTCGTCAAATGTTGCCAACGCGAATATGGAAATTTAATCAATGAAAATTTGATAATGATTTGGAACAGGCATTCCATCGTTGGCTTCCACGAGCATAGTGGTCATATCGAAGCCAAAATCATGATACTTTGCGTTAATTCGGGCTTCTGTCAAAATCAGAAAACGCTCCATTTCGGCATCATCATCGCTGATTTCAGCCCAAACTAAAACCTCTGAATCATTGAAATCAAACGCCAGTTTGCGTGGCTGCCGCTTGCCCAGCAGTTGTATGTAATCGACAATAATCTTGCCCACAAAGTGCTTTTGAGCAGTCACTTTGTGAAGAAAACCCATCTGATCGTCATTTCCAGAAAGAACAATCTTGTAGAAGTTCGTTAACTCTGGCGATGCTGTCTCAGTCTCTAATTGGACCTGATGTGAGCGAAGCATGGCGACTAATTGATCGAACCAGGGGTCTAAGTTAGTCTTGGTTGGTTCCAATGTAGGCGTCATAAGTAAGAATAGGTTTCGTAGCGTAAAGCAAAAGTAATGGTAATATTACTTTTACAACGATGCTGAACTGGAATAGTTTCACGAACAGTTATAGGTTCCACGCTTTATTATGACCGTCTTCAATACTGGATTGGCAAGATTTAGCAACCACCATCTTCAAAAATCTCCATAATCAACCTGCAAGCACGTTAACCCCACCTGCCGGCGCCACATATCGACAACCTGCTGGCGATCATCGACCACAAACTCGACGTAATACCGGCCTGAAATGTGCTGCTCAAATAGTTCACGCTTCACCACCGAATCTTTGCGGCTATCGCGTTCGGGGCGCATGAATAACTCAAAATCAGTTGGTTGCCAGCCAAAATACTGACAAAGCCAATCGGTGGTTTCGCGTCGGCAAACGGCATCGCGGCCCGAGAAAAACACAATACCATAGCCCGACGCCCGCATGGCTTTTACCAGATTGATAATGGATTGCTTCGGCGTGTCTTCGCCCACACGGTGCCATTCAAATGGTGAACGCGCACCTTTCTCAGCCACCGTCCCGTCGATATCGACCAGTATACAGCGCGGTAAAGTTGTATCCTGCTGCCGTTGGAAAACCTCACTCCGGGTCAGCATTTCGGGCTGGAAAGAAAACACCCGTTTCAATGATTTCAGTTGTTCTGCCTGTTTCAGAATAATAGCTTCTCCTACTGAGTCTTCGCGCCCTTTGTCGCGCCGTATGCAGTCGGCAACGGGTGTATCGATAAGTTTGTACTCAATAGAAACGGCATCGAACTGCGCCGATAGTAGCGTTCTGAATTCGTTGAGGTAATGCAGTTTCAGATTAGTATTGTCGATCAGGACATGCCAGCCACGTCGAAGCCC from Spirosoma montaniterrae encodes:
- a CDS encoding DUF433 domain-containing protein, whose protein sequence is MTAIHWRDYIVSDPRIMLGKPTIKGTRITVELIVDRMSYGETIDDILEAYPHLTREGILACLRYAAYTLNQELDDVDVAA
- a CDS encoding AAA family ATPase gives rise to the protein MKKVLILTGLSGSGKSTFARQFCAENPNWLRVNRDDFRRAILPIALPDYWRNWPDNEKNRVETVVNALQQTAIVEGLRRGWHVLIDNTNLKLHYLNEFRTLLSAQFDAVSIEYKLIDTPVADCIRRDKGREDSVGEAIILKQAEQLKSLKRVFSFQPEMLTRSEVFQRQQDTTLPRCILVDIDGTVAEKGARSPFEWHRVGEDTPKQSIINLVKAMRASGYGIVFFSGRDAVCRRETTDWLCQYFGWQPTDFELFMRPERDSRKDSVVKRELFEQHISGRYYVEFVVDDRQQVVDMWRRQVGLTCLQVDYGDF
- the nadE gene encoding NAD(+) synthase, translated to MKLIKVAAGVLNQTPLAWEHNQQNIIDAIEAARQQSVSLLCLPELCISGYGCEDAFYAQNTIDQSIASLLDVVEHTHDIVVAVSLPLRHNNRTYDTACLIVNKRILGFAVKQYLANNGLHYETRWFQPWQVGLRDEIKIGDFSYPFGDLVFDLSGIRVGFEICEDAWIANRPGRALYERGVDIILNPSASHFAFFKSQTRERFVIDASRSFGVSYIYTNLLGNEAGRVIFDGDAMVASNGELLVSGARLSYQDFVIVPAVIDVEATRLNQVQNRGNLALALPNLRVSDRFDWPEVAPVIQKAQLEGWERGGYLKEEEFARAVALGLFDYLRKSRSQGYVLSLSGGADSSAIAATVFLMIRMAVQNIGIAGIKKKLGYIRAIQDCDTPEAMVGKLLTVMYQGTENSSDDTFNSAKELAEDIGATFLNININGLVETYRGLIEKQLGRKLSWNTDDLALQNIQARVRAPSIWMLANINNALLLSTSNRSEAAVGYATMDGDTAGSISPITGIDKHFLRGWLVWLETVGLNITNVTEPTDRTSLAIGPLTPDELIKVNGLHAVNNLQPTAELRPLDKKQTDEDDLMPYDVLNAIELSAIRDKQPPVEVLKLTEVQFAGRHDRDKLLIWVERFFKLWSRNQWKRERYAPSFHLDDHNLDPRSWLRFPILSGGFEKELADMREWAAGQKGNGWKGNPARGKIGF